The nucleotide sequence TCGAATAAGAGGAaggattttttttttattttcattattTTCCCGAAATCTTAGCTGCTAAGGAACGCCGCTGGCCAGAATTATTTTCCCTGCCGTGCCCgtaccaccaccaccatcttccaTTATTCTCCACAAAATCTAGACAGAAACAGGACAAAAAATACTTGATCTTTTCCTCCGGAGCCGCTCCACCAGCACCACGTATTTTATTCCCCCGCGATACGCTGCCAATAGTATATACATAGTGGCAAATAATTATAGTACTCCAACTTTTCCGCTGCCGTTGCTGTCATGCAAGTCGGCACCGGGCCCCTGAGCCCGAACGAAACCCTCTCGCTTTCCAGGGTCAAAGCCACCACGCTCCGACGATTCCGGGTGGCCGGCGGGACAGATACTTTGATTGATCGACACAGCTTTCGATTCCGTTGCCGGTTCCTTTCCATGCACCAGAGCCACCAGCTTCCTATCCATCATCATTGGAGGAGGTGCTTTGGCTGCCACTTGTGCTTTGCTTCCTGCTTCAAGATGTGCTAGTTGTCTGTCCGAATTAGTGGCCGGCATTTGTCGTCCGTTCGGGCACCGAATACGCGCGCAGTCATGCTGTGCTGGCAACTATACGGTGATGTAGATGTGCAACTAAATCAGTGGACCAGACCACAATCGCGCGGTTTCATACATTTGTGGCGCAATTTTATCTTTTCATTCACAAGCGGCATCACGTTTGTGTGACATTATTGCATCGTATGGTTGGTTTCAGTCATTCTCACATCATACGATCCACATGTGCAGGCCGCGTTCTCTGTCAAGCTAGCTAAGTTATCTGAAGGGCATCCATGGCTACGATCTACGACATTGGCCTCGGGGCGGCGTTCAACATAGTGACCGCCACCATCTTCCTGCTGATATTCGCTTTCCTGCGGCTACAGCCCGTCAACGACAGGGTCTTCTTCCCGAAATGGTACCTCAAGGGAATGCGGGACAGCCcatcctccgccggcgccgccgtgaACAAGTATGTCAACCTGGACGTGAGGTCGTACTTGAAGTTCTTAAGCTGGATGCCGGCTGCTCTCAAGATGCCCGAGGAGGAGTTGATCGAGCATGCCGGCCTCGATTCCGTTGTCTATCTACGGATATATCTCACAGGGTACGTTGGCATTGCTAATCCCTTTGTTGATCAAATGTTTGGTTATGTGATTCTTTGGTGCCAGCAATATTTTTTTTTACCATTCTCAGTCTCTTAAGGCATAAACCTGGAGCATAACCACCAAATTTAGTGTTTTTTACGTGCATGTTGCATGGGAATGATGTCTACAGGTTGCCAAATTTTACTGCTCTGCCTGTGTTGTTACTTATACTTCAAGTCTATTAATGGGGTCACACATATCATGTGGGTTTTAATAAGCAGGCCCATTTCTGTTATGCAAACACGTTTTTCCTTGTTATTATTTTTAATTACATATGGTTTAGCACTGTATTTGGAACATCAGATGGGCATATGTGCATTATATTACTTATCCATTTTGCGCATAACATCCTTCATGTCAAGTGCCCAATCTTTCGATGACTATATGCTGACGAACTTTGAACTAATCATTGCAGACTGAAGATATTTGTCCCGATTACGATTCTTGCTTTTGGTGTTCTGGTCCCTGTGAACTGGACCAATGATGCGCTAGATGATTTGAAGGTAGTCCACAGTGATATTGACAACCTTTCAATATCCAACATACCTTATGGATCAAAGAGGTGAGCAACGGGATATGTAGGAGAAATAGTTTATTTATGTTGATTATGAAAATGCTTTGCTGATTTGTTTCAAGAGGTCCTGggttgtgccaagaggtcctgggttcgaaccagcctctctgcattgcatttgcaggggtaagactaggttcctataatccctccccagaccccaccttgtgtgggatcTTCTacgcactgggtctgtcctttttaTGAAAATGCTTTGCTGATTTGTTTCATAGAAGCTGTAGATATTCAAAATAGTGGCGCTGGCTTGCCACAAGTAATATCTATATATGCATACTGCTTGCACCGTAGGCACATGAGTTTCTTATAGTTGCAGGATTCTTAGTGTTTATTTGGGTGAGCAATGCACCATTATTGTGTCATTTTAGTAAGGTGCAAGCACTCTGTACAGGCTTAGCATTTAGCAGCTGCCCatcaaaacaaaattaaaaaaaatccagtTATAGGAAGTTGTTATGCTCAAAAGCATGTTGTTGCATATCAGCCACACAACATAAATCTTCCACCCATAATTGTTAGAGGTTCTttcattcttgtatcttcatgatTATGCTCATGCTTCCTTTTTTTGTGCAGGTTTATAGCTCACTTGGTTATGGCCTATGTATTTACGTTTTGGACCTGCTATGTACTTAAGAATGAGTATGAAAGAGTCGCGACTATGAGGTTGCGCTTTCTTGCTTCAGAGAAACGCCGACCGGATCAGTTCACTGTATGTATACCCATTTACCTATACTCTTCCTAtttagcactccctccgttccaaaatagatgactcaactttgtactagctttagtacaaagttgggtcatctattttggaacggagggagtagattgggATGTTTAGGGTGTTGTATGTAAGTTTCGATAACTCAAAAGGCGCTGGCAGACTAGCAAATTGCGGGACTATAAGGATTACACACTGGATTTTTCTTTTTTGTTATTGGTGTAACTTGATAAACATTTAAATATTCCTATTATTTCAAAGTTGGAACTGTATAACTTGATAACTATTTAAATATTCCTATTATTTTAAAATTCGAAAGCAAATTCTGGAGCAGATTTTTCTGGCAAATTGTTGGTATAAAGCACCTTTATGACTGCAACTTATACATGAACTCAGTTTAGATCCCTTTTCTAGAAAAAAGAATGCTGCATACAGCAATGATCTCAGCAGAATGATCTTATCTAGATTAATGGTTCTCCGATTATTCTTGTGAGTCTGAGTCATCAATATATTTTTTATTGTAGGTTCTTGTACGGAACATACCACCAGACCCCGATGAATCAGTTAGCGAGCTTGTGGAACATTTCTTCCTTGTCAATCATCCGGATCATTATCTGAAACATCAGGTAATCACTAAGTTTTGGAACATCTCCCATTTGAAGAATCATCTGCAAATCCAAATGTAAGGAAGTGTGCAGTGCAAAGCAATTATCAGGGTACTGATATGCTATAGCATGACATGAATCATATGATGATATTTGGGTTCACAATTTGTTGTTTAGCTACTTAGTTAAAAATAAATAACTATGATTTTCCTTAAACTAATTATTGTGTTTAAGCCTTATATTGCATTTCTTTCTTGCTGAGTACCTCTTCAGATGATTTATGCAGGGGACTAATCTTTTATGTCTTGTTGCTCAATAGACAGTTTACAATGCAAATAAACTTGCTGATCtggttgaaaagaagaagaaaatgcggAATTGGCTTGATTACTACCAAAACAAGTTTGAGCGAAAATCCAAAAGGCCAACAACTAAGGTTGGTCTGCAAATGTAGTTACCAAGTCATTGCTTTTTTATTGTATTCGGGGCCTGTTTTGTAATTCCTTTGCCTATCTTTGGACCTAATTACAGACTGGCTTTCTTGGATGTTTTGGTTCTGAAGTGGATGCTATTGATCACTGCAAATCTGAGATCGAGAAGATAGGAAAGGAAGTAAGTTACGAAATATGTATTCATGTAACCTCTGTACTATTCGTCTATGCATGTTGTCATTTTGACTAGATTTTTAATCTTTCTTTGTTCTTTTTAAGTGTTAGGTTATCTATTGTTTACAGCTAACTGTCAGAATACATAGTCTAATACATGACAATACACAGGAAGCTGAAGAGCGTATAAAGGTCATGAAGGATCCCAAGTCAATTATGCCAGCAGCCTTTGTTTCTTTTCGTTCACGGTGGGGTGCAGCTGTTTGTGCACAGACACAACAAACCAGCAACCCAACCCTTTGGCTGACTGAATGGGCTCCAGAACCTCGTGATGTGTACTGGAGTAATCTATCTATTCCCTTTGTTTCCCTCACAGTCAGGAGGTTGATAATTGgcgtggccttcttcttcctcaacttctTCTATGTCATTCCAATAGCATTCGTACAGACTCTTGCAAATCTTGAAGGCATAGAGAAGGCACTACCATTTCTAAAACCTTTAATTGAATCGTAAGTCTACTTTCACAATGTTTATTACTCCCCAGTTTCGTGGCGTCTCCATAGATTTTCCGTCATTGCTGTAGAATCAGTGTGAAAGTTTATTGTTGAGATGTCCTCTCCTGATTTCTGCCTGTCAACTATATTCCAGACCTTCCATTAAATCATTCATCCAAGGGTTTCTTCCTGGACTTGCTCTGAAGATCTTCCTGATAGTGCTTCCAACTATACTGATGTACATGTCACAGTTTGAAGGATTGATATCACAGTCATCACTAGAGCGGAGAACTGCATCCAAGTATTTTATATTCttgttcttcaatgtatttttggGGAGCATCGTTACAGGATCTGCTTTGGAGCAGCTTAATACCTACCTTCATGCGTCAGCTAATGAGTATGTCCCGCACAGACACATTTACCTATTATGATGCACTTAGAGTAAAAGGTGTATAAATAGCACATCATTTATAAGTTTGCTGCAACATGTTGCTCATATGTGGTTGGTCAGTTGCATTTTAACTTATCTTTCCTAAGCATGGCATTGCATTTTCTGGCGATGATATTTTTACTTCACCTTATTATGGGAGGGAGTCCTGAACAGATTTAGCAGTGTCAGTGATAACTTTGTGGTAGGGATGTCAACCGGGTCCTGTTTAATCCCGTTTAAAGTCCACTTATGATATGATAGTTCAAAaaggttttttgtttgtttgagaaAAATGAACTatcaagctagcaaaaactaactaaacGGGATTGCGGACgccatttatttgccacttacatccctactTTGTGGGCTGTGCATCATgatatattatttttggaagaaaaatGTCCGCCTTGGCTTTAATGGTACCAGGACGGAATGGTGGTCTCCCGCTTTGGGAAAAAAACTATGGTTTTGCATTTGGTTACAGTTTGTGAACCCTGACCTGGCCTAGCTTCTTTGACTTATGGAGAATTCATGTCTTAGAAAAAAACATAAATTACGCTTAATGCATGATATATATTAGAATTCTCATTAACTTTCTCTAATTTAGACCCAACACATAATTTCTTGAAATTGGCAAAGGAATTAGGTCAGTTGTGGTACCCAGCGGTAAAAGCTGGCTGGAACATCACACTGTATGTAGTGACCTGTGCTAGGTGCTGCTGCTGCTTTTTTACTTAACATACTAGTTATTGGTGGTATTTTTTTGTTTGTGTTTGTTATCGCGCAATGATCTTCAGTTCTACACTTTTTTACCATGCATCTGAAAATCTGTTCTTCACATTCTTAAATCGAATGGTGATTTCTATCTCTAATGAGTCTAAATTGCCTCTTGTGCAGCATACCAAGGATCATTGGTGTAGCAATACCAATGAAGGCAACATTTTTCATAACATACGTAATGGTTGATGGTTGGGCTGGTGTATCTCTTGAAATATTGAGAATAAGGGCATTTGTACTATACCACCTGAAAAACTTTTTCTTGGTCAAGACGGAGAAGGACAGAGAAGAGGCAATGGATCCGGGCAGCATCTGTTTTTACTGGTCTGAGCCTCGAATACAGCTATATTTCTTGCTTGGTCTTGTGTATGCTGCAGTGACACCGCTCTTGCTACCTTTTATACTGGTATTCTTTGCGCTGGGATACGTTGTCTACCGCCACCAGGCAAGGAGCTCTTGCTACTACTTCTGAGATTTTTCGTGTTTCGATGATGGTCGAAATATGATGAACCTCTGAATGTTTGGTTTCCTTACTTGATCCTACATTATTTCAGATTATAAATGTCTACCATCAGCGATACGAGAGTGGTGCGCAGTTCTGGCCCAACGTACATCTACGCATAATCGTAGCCTTGATCGCATCGCAGCTGCTTCTCCTTGGCCTCTTGAGCACAAAAGGTTTGGAGGAGGCGACACCAGTTCTCCTCGTTCTTCCCATATTAACCTTTTGGTTCCACAAGTACTGCACGCACCGGTACAAACCCGCGTTTGTGAGGAACCCGCTGCAGGTAACGTTTACACCTAATCTCTCTACGCCATCGGACTGATTCCCCTTGTCCACTTCGCTGCTGAGAGTCTGAAGATGTGTTGTGGTCTGTGCAGGAGGCGATGAGGAAGGACACGCTGGAGCACGCGAGGGAGCCCAACTTCGACCTCAAGTCGTACCTGGCAGACTCGTACCTGCACCCGGTGTTCAAGAGCGACGACGTCGACAAGTTCTACGTCGCCGACGACCCCGGCGCGGAGGAGGTGATCGTGGCGACCAAGCGGCAGTCGAGGAGGACCACGCCCGTGCAGAGCAAGTACGACGGCTCCGAAAGGCTCTCCGTGCCGGACTCCATACCCGAAAGGTAGCACCTGGCTGGCTGGTTGGCCAGCCATGGGAGGAGTGCTATTGGTTCTTTAGGCTGTTAGTGTGTACAGAGAGGGACAGAGAGGGGGGAATGGAATTCTGCTTGATGAGATGTCACACGGCTGAGGGTGTTGGTTGCACCTGCAAACTTGCAATGCACACAGCACACCAGCACACCTGTTTTTCCACTAGTATTTGAACCGAATACGATCCAGAGATGCACATTGCAGTGAGGATTGGTTTGGCGTTGGCAACCGTATAGTATTATTGTGAATTGGAGAAGTTTGTGACCAGTTTAGAATTCTAAAATACAGTATATAGTAGTGGGCAAATATGAATGTGcaaaaatactactactactacagatCTAGCTCAGTCCACAATGTTTCTAAGATCTACTGGCTCAGTACACAATAATTCTACAACTCCAGAGATGCAAGATCAAGATCAGTGTATTTGAACTCGAGCTCACATGTTCTCAAATGGATAGTAAAATCAAAGAAAATATGGAAGTATTAGAAATGATTTTTTTAATGATAAACATTGATGAATGTTTCAGTTGCATGTAAAAATTTGTGATGTGAAATCACATTTGTGTAGGTctgggcaaaaaagacaaaaatcgATGCTTTGAAAAGACTATTGTTGGACGCATTTTGAAGCATCGATTTGTTTTCGCCTAGTCTTTAATGAATGCCATTTCATCACAATTTTTTTCTGATGGCGCCTCGATTAGGGTTCCCACTTACTTCACTTGCCAAAACTACTGCAGCCCTGGGCGCCGTAGATTTGAATGATGAACGGATGGGATCTCGCGTCGCTTGGGGCATCCCATGCTATAAATAAAAGCGGCATCAGAAAAATCATCATTCCATTCCCAAATCTCCTCACCAAAACCGCCGCCGCACCCATCTCCTCCACCCATAACCGCACTTCTCGTCCTTCGCCGACGCCATGGTCGGGGAGAAGACTCGCGAACTGGagttgaagaagatgaagacgatgCAGAGGGGTTCGTCGTCGTTCACACCTCCGCCCGGCTGGATCCAAGGTGACTGGCCGCCGTCCACGGTGACCGAGGAGACGGTGCAGAGGTTATATCGAAACATGGATGGAGGTTCCCGGCCGCCAACAACCTCCATCCCAAGTCGGCGCACTGTCGGAGAAGATGAAGAACCAGATGATGAAACTGATGAAGACGACACGGATGAAAGCGAAGATGAAGTGGAATATTTTCCCTCCCCAGACGCCATTCGGGAGGGTCGAACCAAGAGGAACCAAGATCCGATTGGAGTCGCACCAACCACTCGGGCAACCAAGCGTGCCCGTGTGGAAGGAGAGCAACAAGCATCTCCTTCTCCAACCAAAGGAAACAGATCGGTTAAAGTCATAACACAAAAACCTCGGAAGGCTGCCGCTCTGCCAAGGATGAGGAAACCGATGTATGTCTTTGCAAAGTAATTAAGTATGCGAAATATAATCGTTAATTTGAGCATTGAAAAATATTATCTTCCTATTTATGTCTGCAGGGTGGTCCCTTCTGCAAGCTTGACCAGCCAAGAAACTGAAAATACTACGGATAGATCCAAGGGGATGCTCGACGCTGGTGTTGTGTCTTCGAAAGGTCTAACACTTCGTCAATATATCATCCGAGCAAACAAGCGAACCGCCTTATGCTAACGAGGATGTAACTTTTCAGCCGCTAAAGAAGTGAACCCCGCAATAGAGCTTGACTCGGGCCATGAGCAAGCTCGCAACTCAGACGAAATCCCTCCAAGCCCAAGTCAAAGCTCAATCCCCATGGATACTGCTCCTGATAAATCTCTGAAGATTCTTTTGAGTGAGTCGATTCAGACACCGACTGCACCAGAGCCAATAAGCCCGAGCACACTGGCAGTGACATCTCCTCGTCAAAATAAAACTCCATCCATTTCGTCTACGTCGTTCTCCCTGGCACGGTCCCCAGAGGACGAAGTGGGCGCAGGCAAGGAGGCCATGCTGCAGGCCGAGCAGATGGAGACTAAGTTGAAGGAGTTGCTCATATCGAACGAAACCTTGAAGACCAACATCCGAGTAAGTACTCGAGTAAGTGTCATTTGTTTCCATTTGGACGACTTCCCTTT is from Triticum aestivum cultivar Chinese Spring chromosome 1B, IWGSC CS RefSeq v2.1, whole genome shotgun sequence and encodes:
- the LOC123104160 gene encoding CSC1-like protein At3g21620 produces the protein MATIYDIGLGAAFNIVTATIFLLIFAFLRLQPVNDRVFFPKWYLKGMRDSPSSAGAAVNKYVNLDVRSYLKFLSWMPAALKMPEEELIEHAGLDSVVYLRIYLTGLKIFVPITILAFGVLVPVNWTNDALDDLKVVHSDIDNLSISNIPYGSKRFIAHLVMAYVFTFWTCYVLKNEYERVATMRLRFLASEKRRPDQFTVLVRNIPPDPDESVSELVEHFFLVNHPDHYLKHQTVYNANKLADLVEKKKKMRNWLDYYQNKFERKSKRPTTKTGFLGCFGSEVDAIDHCKSEIEKIGKEEAEERIKVMKDPKSIMPAAFVSFRSRWGAAVCAQTQQTSNPTLWLTEWAPEPRDVYWSNLSIPFVSLTVRRLIIGVAFFFLNFFYVIPIAFVQTLANLEGIEKALPFLKPLIESPSIKSFIQGFLPGLALKIFLIVLPTILMYMSQFEGLISQSSLERRTASKYFIFLFFNVFLGSIVTGSALEQLNTYLHASANDIPRIIGVAIPMKATFFITYVMVDGWAGVSLEILRIRAFVLYHLKNFFLVKTEKDREEAMDPGSICFYWSEPRIQLYFLLGLVYAAVTPLLLPFILVFFALGYVVYRHQIINVYHQRYESGAQFWPNVHLRIIVALIASQLLLLGLLSTKGLEEATPVLLVLPILTFWFHKYCTHRYKPAFVRNPLQEAMRKDTLEHAREPNFDLKSYLADSYLHPVFKSDDVDKFYVADDPGAEEVIVATKRQSRRTTPVQSKYDGSERLSVPDSIPER